Proteins from a genomic interval of Undibacterium parvum:
- a CDS encoding LPS-assembly protein LptD codes for MFSTFPANAVDARRPAWRLAVLPAMLAALYWPLLAQAQVQSVAIAGKPKTDDKNATTFIQAEQISGRPDRFVNFDEKVEVVKGNTTIIANHATYRNLEDEVDARGDVRVTRNGDCYNGDTMKMRLDTNAGSVLNPTYKLLRNNGQGGGDRIDFQDEERSTIFHGTYSTCEGLNPDWYLKADTLNLDTGLDTGIAGTSMVYFKRVPILAVPSFMAMSFPLSDARHSGVLPPSLGSTSNGGMEVGLPYYFNIAPNRDLTVFPKYIQKRGLQVGLDGRYLGVGYAGESNFEFLPSDKETGTNRYALNSIHTQTLMPKLTMAWNVNYASDDAYPADFASSINKTAVRVLPRDLTFMYAETFWNVNLLTSKYQVLQELAAPITPPYDRLPQLTLHGGQFDVKGFDWAVDTIFTSFGHPTMVQGERLVLNPQVSLPFIQSGFFVIPKLSLHAASYSLSNPGPGLGDHFQIAVPTVSVDSGLIFERQANWFGSLMTQTLEPRLFYVNTPYRDQSLFPNFDSGPADFNFAQMFTENRFTGQDRIGDANQITTALVSRFIESDGEERFKMAIGQRLYFNQQKVTLGAGENQSRSDLLLSASGKFSKTLSADINLQISQTDQESVRSNFGVRWNPGPKKVINAEYRFQRDKVTPDNQVKQIDISMQWPVADRWYMVGRSNFSLQTNKLIEGLAGFEYKQDCWSFRVLAQRFVTATSTSTTGISIQLELNGLAKLGSNTMDALRKGISGYQPIN; via the coding sequence TTGTTTTCTACATTTCCGGCAAATGCCGTGGATGCTAGGCGTCCGGCTTGGCGCTTAGCCGTCTTGCCTGCCATGTTGGCGGCACTGTACTGGCCACTCTTGGCGCAAGCTCAGGTGCAAAGTGTTGCAATCGCCGGTAAGCCTAAGACCGACGACAAAAACGCCACGACCTTTATTCAGGCCGAACAAATTTCCGGACGTCCGGACAGGTTTGTTAATTTCGATGAAAAAGTGGAGGTGGTGAAGGGCAATACCACCATCATTGCCAATCACGCCACCTACCGTAATCTGGAAGATGAAGTCGATGCCCGCGGCGATGTGCGGGTTACGCGCAATGGTGATTGCTATAACGGCGACACCATGAAGATGCGGCTCGATACCAATGCCGGTTCGGTGCTCAATCCTACCTATAAATTGCTGCGCAATAATGGACAGGGCGGCGGCGATCGCATCGATTTTCAGGATGAAGAGCGCTCCACGATTTTCCATGGCACTTACAGTACCTGCGAAGGTTTGAATCCGGATTGGTATCTGAAGGCTGATACCTTAAATCTAGATACAGGTCTCGATACCGGTATCGCTGGTACCTCGATGGTCTATTTCAAACGGGTACCTATTCTGGCAGTGCCTTCTTTTATGGCGATGAGTTTTCCATTGTCAGATGCGCGTCACTCCGGGGTCTTGCCACCGAGTTTGGGGAGTACCTCGAATGGCGGTATGGAAGTGGGCCTGCCGTATTATTTCAACATCGCGCCGAATCGCGATTTGACGGTGTTTCCTAAGTACATACAAAAACGCGGTTTGCAAGTGGGCTTGGATGGCCGGTATTTAGGCGTGGGCTATGCCGGTGAATCAAATTTTGAGTTTTTGCCTAGCGACAAAGAAACCGGCACCAATCGCTATGCCCTGAACTCTATACATACCCAGACTTTGATGCCTAAGCTGACGATGGCTTGGAATGTTAACTATGCTTCGGATGATGCCTATCCGGCCGATTTCGCTTCCAGCATTAATAAAACTGCGGTGCGCGTGCTGCCGCGTGATCTGACTTTCATGTACGCCGAAACTTTTTGGAATGTGAACCTTCTGACTTCTAAGTACCAGGTTTTGCAAGAGTTAGCGGCACCGATCACGCCACCCTATGATCGCTTGCCACAACTGACGCTACATGGCGGGCAATTTGATGTGAAAGGTTTTGATTGGGCGGTTGATACGATATTCACCAGCTTTGGTCATCCGACTATGGTGCAAGGCGAGCGACTGGTGCTTAATCCGCAAGTGTCGCTGCCTTTTATACAGTCAGGATTTTTTGTTATACCTAAGCTATCCTTGCATGCGGCTAGTTATAGCTTGTCGAATCCAGGGCCAGGCTTGGGCGATCACTTTCAAATAGCGGTGCCTACGGTGTCGGTCGATAGCGGATTGATTTTTGAGCGTCAGGCCAACTGGTTCGGCTCGCTGATGACGCAAACTCTGGAGCCTAGGCTGTTTTATGTGAATACCCCGTATCGCGATCAAAGCCTGTTCCCGAACTTTGACAGCGGCCCGGCAGATTTTAATTTCGCTCAGATGTTCACCGAAAACCGCTTCACGGGGCAAGACAGAATTGGCGATGCCAATCAGATCACTACTGCCTTGGTCTCGCGTTTTATTGAGAGTGATGGGGAAGAGCGTTTTAAGATGGCGATAGGGCAAAGACTCTATTTCAATCAACAAAAAGTGACACTAGGCGCTGGTGAGAACCAGAGTCGCTCGGATTTGTTATTGTCGGCAAGCGGTAAATTTTCGAAAACCTTGAGCGCTGATATCAATTTGCAGATCAGTCAAACCGATCAAGAGTCAGTACGTTCTAACTTTGGGGTGCGCTGGAACCCTGGCCCGAAAAAAGTCATCAATGCCGAGTACCGGTTTCAGCGCGACAAAGTGACACCGGATAATCAGGTTAAGCAGATTGATATCTCTATGCAATGGCCGGTGGCGGATCGCTGGTATATGGTGGGGCGGAGTAATTTTTCTTTGCAAACAAATAAATTGATCGAAGGTTTGGCCGGCTTTGAGTACAAACAGGATTGTTGGTCATTTCGGGTCTTGGCACAAAGATTCGTGACCGCCACCTCCACCAGTACCACCGGGATTTCGATACAGTTAGAACTGAACGGTTTGGCCAAGTTGGGGTCGAATACGATGGACGCCCTGAGAAAGGGCATATCGGGTTATCAACCGATTAATTAG
- a CDS encoding peptidylprolyl isomerase: MRHILPMNQRIIYLAVSVSLLASNSAWAQFKTNATEAPLFKPLVTATPATSKNAKAEVVNSIVVVVNDEVITRQELNERLRSVEKRLAAQGTALPNRIDLQKQLLERMIVDRTQLQLAKENGIRVDDVMLDRSMQRLAEQNKMSIQEFRNQVEREGTPFARFREEIREDILMQRIREREVDSKIQISELEVDNFLAAEEKTVGGQQELNLAQILVRLPENASPEVIAQKRARAEEVLKKIQAGEDFAKLAATYSDGPEALKGGDVGWREQDRLPQLFIDAINKTKVGGVSEIVRSANGFHLVKLLGKRAAGAATAVDAPQQSHVRHILIKVTQVVSSAEAKRKLVELKQRLDNKAANFEDLAKTFSNDLSASKGGDVGWVFPGDTAPEFEQAMNKLALNEISEPVESPYGVHLIQVLERKTDDVSKDRKRLAARQAVRERKADEALQDWLRQLRDRAYVEFRLDDK; this comes from the coding sequence ATGCGACACATCTTGCCCATGAATCAAAGAATTATTTATTTGGCGGTCTCTGTATCTTTGCTGGCATCGAATTCGGCTTGGGCTCAGTTTAAAACGAACGCCACCGAAGCGCCTTTGTTTAAGCCCTTAGTGACGGCGACGCCAGCTACGAGTAAAAATGCCAAAGCGGAAGTGGTCAATAGCATCGTGGTGGTGGTGAATGATGAAGTGATTACGCGTCAAGAGCTCAATGAGCGTCTACGCTCGGTAGAGAAACGTCTGGCCGCTCAAGGTACGGCTTTGCCAAATCGTATCGACTTACAGAAACAATTGCTGGAGCGCATGATCGTCGATCGTACTCAGTTGCAATTGGCCAAAGAAAACGGAATTCGGGTCGACGATGTGATGCTGGATCGCTCTATGCAGCGCCTGGCAGAACAAAACAAGATGTCTATCCAGGAATTTAGAAATCAGGTCGAGCGTGAGGGCACACCCTTTGCTCGTTTCCGTGAGGAAATTCGTGAAGATATCCTGATGCAGCGCATACGTGAGCGTGAAGTCGATAGCAAAATCCAAATTTCTGAATTAGAAGTCGATAACTTCCTCGCGGCCGAAGAAAAAACCGTAGGTGGTCAACAAGAGTTAAATCTAGCGCAAATTTTAGTCCGACTCCCTGAAAATGCTTCGCCCGAAGTGATCGCACAAAAACGCGCGCGCGCTGAAGAAGTTTTGAAAAAAATTCAAGCTGGTGAAGATTTTGCAAAACTCGCAGCGACGTATTCCGATGGACCTGAGGCCTTAAAAGGGGGCGATGTAGGCTGGCGCGAACAAGATCGCTTGCCGCAATTGTTTATCGATGCCATCAATAAAACCAAGGTCGGCGGCGTTTCTGAAATTGTGCGTAGCGCAAATGGATTTCATCTGGTTAAACTACTCGGAAAACGTGCGGCTGGCGCTGCTACAGCGGTGGACGCTCCTCAGCAATCTCATGTCCGCCATATTTTGATTAAAGTGACCCAGGTGGTCAGTTCGGCCGAGGCCAAGCGTAAATTGGTAGAGCTTAAGCAACGCCTGGATAATAAGGCTGCCAATTTTGAAGACTTGGCGAAAACTTTTTCCAATGATTTGTCGGCGTCTAAAGGCGGTGATGTAGGTTGGGTCTTCCCTGGCGATACCGCGCCGGAGTTCGAGCAAGCCATGAATAAGCTGGCGCTTAACGAGATCAGTGAGCCGGTCGAGTCACCTTACGGCGTACATTTGATACAAGTACTAGAGCGCAAGACCGACGACGTGTCCAAGGATAGAAAACGACTGGCGGCGCGTCAGGCGGTGCGCGAACGCAAAGCCGACGAAGCTCTGCAAGACTGGTTGCGCCAATTGCGCGACCGCGCCTATGTTGAATTTCGTCTGGACGATAAATAA
- the pdxA gene encoding 4-hydroxythreonine-4-phosphate dehydrogenase PdxA → MSQQRPVIAITVGEPAGIGPEISLRAAWQLRHELRPVLLGDAAYLAMLAHEIDPSIRLMGVSQQALHYNGLPGCGKDQITVLDCPLDAHVIAGQLDPRNGRAVLQTLDVAIESVQQKWCQAIVTAPLQKSTINDAGIAFTGHTEYFAEKTGTGQVVMMLACEASASVPQPLRVALATTHLPLKQVAAAIEFEQLLNTLKIINYDLQTKFGIAQPRILVAGLNPHAGENGYLGREEIDVISPVIAAAQGLGLNVLGPYPADTLFQQKYLQDADCVLAMYHDQGLPVLKYASFGLGVNITLGLPLIRTSVDHGTALDLSKRGVGHADAGSMLVALRMAAQMVHRQV, encoded by the coding sequence ATGTCACAACAGCGCCCGGTGATCGCTATCACGGTAGGGGAACCTGCCGGTATAGGACCAGAGATATCGCTGCGCGCGGCTTGGCAATTGCGGCATGAGCTGAGACCGGTACTGTTGGGCGATGCGGCCTATTTAGCCATGCTAGCTCATGAAATCGATCCCTCAATACGTTTGATGGGGGTCTCGCAACAGGCGCTACACTACAACGGCTTGCCTGGCTGCGGCAAGGATCAAATCACCGTGCTCGATTGCCCGCTCGACGCCCATGTTATCGCCGGGCAGCTCGATCCACGCAATGGCCGTGCGGTATTGCAGACGCTCGACGTCGCCATCGAAAGTGTGCAGCAAAAATGGTGTCAGGCTATCGTCACCGCGCCGCTGCAAAAAAGCACCATCAATGATGCTGGCATCGCGTTCACTGGGCATACCGAATATTTCGCTGAGAAAACCGGCACCGGGCAAGTCGTCATGATGCTGGCCTGTGAGGCATCTGCTAGTGTGCCGCAGCCTCTGAGAGTGGCTTTGGCGACTACGCATCTACCCTTGAAACAAGTTGCTGCAGCAATCGAGTTTGAGCAATTACTCAATACTCTGAAAATCATCAACTATGATTTGCAGACTAAATTTGGCATTGCTCAGCCGCGTATTTTGGTAGCCGGCTTGAATCCGCATGCCGGTGAAAATGGCTATCTGGGACGCGAAGAAATTGATGTCATCAGTCCAGTGATCGCGGCAGCGCAAGGCTTGGGCTTGAACGTGCTAGGCCCTTATCCTGCCGACACGCTGTTCCAACAAAAATATCTGCAAGATGCCGACTGTGTGCTGGCGATGTACCACGATCAAGGTCTACCGGTTTTGAAGTACGCCAGTTTTGGACTCGGTGTCAATATCACTTTGGGTTTGCCATTGATACGTACTTCGGTCGATCATGGTACCGCGCTTGATCTGAGTAAGCGCGGGGTCGGTCATGCTGATGCCGGTAGCATGCTCGTGGCGCTCAGAATGGCTGCACAGATGGTGCATCGGCAAGTCTAG
- the rsmA gene encoding 16S rRNA (adenine(1518)-N(6)/adenine(1519)-N(6))-dimethyltransferase RsmA, producing MKHIARKRFGQNFLTDQLVLNNIIAAINPQPDQSMVEIGPGLAAMTRLLLAGLTTLHVVELDRDLVARLKKSFDPAKLIVHEGDALQFDFAALPVAAGKKLRIVGNLPYNISSPLLFHLAEFTDLVEDQHFMLQKEVVERMVAEPGSKAYGRLSVMLQWRYHMDLLFVVPPTAFDPPPRVESAIVRMIPKATRLACDVRKLEQVVTKAFSQRRKVVRNCVAGMFTEEQLLSVGIDPQLRAETIPLEQYVALANLLAD from the coding sequence ATGAAACACATCGCACGTAAGCGCTTCGGTCAGAATTTTTTAACTGATCAATTGGTACTCAATAACATCATCGCGGCCATCAATCCTCAGCCAGATCAAAGCATGGTCGAGATAGGCCCAGGTTTGGCAGCCATGACACGCTTACTGCTAGCTGGTCTGACGACTTTACATGTGGTGGAACTTGATAGGGACTTAGTCGCGCGTCTGAAAAAGAGTTTTGATCCTGCCAAATTGATCGTGCATGAGGGCGATGCTCTGCAATTCGATTTTGCTGCCTTGCCCGTCGCGGCCGGGAAAAAACTGCGTATCGTCGGCAATCTTCCTTACAATATTTCCAGCCCCTTATTATTTCATCTGGCCGAATTTACTGATTTGGTTGAGGATCAACACTTCATGCTGCAAAAAGAAGTGGTAGAGCGTATGGTGGCCGAGCCGGGTAGTAAAGCCTACGGCCGCTTATCGGTGATGCTGCAATGGCGTTATCACATGGACCTTTTGTTTGTGGTACCGCCAACTGCATTCGACCCGCCACCCAGAGTGGAGTCTGCGATCGTACGCATGATCCCTAAAGCCACCCGTCTAGCCTGCGATGTACGTAAATTGGAGCAAGTGGTGACCAAGGCCTTCTCGCAAAGACGTAAGGTAGTGCGCAATTGTGTCGCCGGTATGTTTACCGAAGAACAGTTGCTCTCGGTTGGGATTGACCCTCAGTTGCGTGCAGAAACTATCCCACTTGAACAGTACGTGGCGCTGGCAAATCTACTCGCTGATTAA
- the pgi gene encoding glucose-6-phosphate isomerase → MNLTLTPEWQTLLAHKARLEQQHLRDLFAADTQRFSRFSLELDNLLVDYSKQRIDAAVLDDLLALARSTDVAGWRDRMFAGEKINVSEQRAVLHTALRHTAFTPFPNAEHDVMPQVRAVRKQMRDIVERVRSGLWRGFKGDAIQNVVNIGIGGSDLGPKLVTRALAATEHPGIDFYYVSNLDSAHLAPLLEKLDPRTTLFIVASKTFTTQETSINAHTARTWLMAAAMEEWAVAKHFIAVTSSPDKAHEFGIPDQNILQIWDWVGGRYSLWSAVGLSVALAIGMSRFERLLEGAETMDKHFCSAPLEKNMPVLLALISVWNTNFLGAETSAVLPYNESMRHFPAFLQQLEMESNGKTVNRDGEPLSCRANPIVWGEIGVNGQHAFFQLLHQGGWLIPCDFVVTASSDYPLPGHQAPLLANCLAQSGALAFGKTEQQARTELSAAGLDEASIAKLLPHKVFAGNQPSTTILMPSLDPFQLGMLLALYEHKVFVQGVIWGLNSFDQWGVELGKQLANRLLPAINGDQAYDENLDASTAGLIAYFRRHGNS, encoded by the coding sequence ATGAATCTGACACTCACTCCAGAATGGCAAACTCTGCTGGCGCATAAAGCCAGACTTGAGCAGCAACATTTGCGCGATTTATTCGCGGCTGATACTCAGCGTTTTAGCCGTTTTTCACTAGAACTGGATAATTTGCTGGTCGATTATTCCAAGCAAAGAATCGATGCGGCGGTCTTGGATGACTTGCTGGCTTTGGCGCGCAGTACCGATGTGGCTGGTTGGCGCGATAGAATGTTTGCCGGTGAGAAAATTAATGTCAGTGAACAACGGGCGGTACTGCATACCGCTTTGCGGCATACCGCGTTTACGCCATTTCCAAATGCCGAACATGATGTGATGCCGCAGGTGCGTGCGGTGCGCAAGCAGATGCGCGACATCGTCGAGCGGGTGCGCAGTGGTTTATGGCGTGGCTTTAAGGGTGACGCGATCCAAAACGTGGTCAACATTGGCATCGGAGGCTCTGATCTTGGGCCTAAACTGGTGACGCGCGCGCTCGCCGCGACCGAGCACCCTGGTATCGATTTTTACTATGTATCGAATCTTGATAGTGCGCACTTAGCACCCTTATTAGAAAAACTTGATCCACGCACCACCTTGTTTATCGTCGCCTCAAAGACCTTCACGACACAAGAAACTAGCATCAACGCACATACTGCGCGCACCTGGCTGATGGCTGCTGCGATGGAAGAGTGGGCGGTTGCCAAACATTTTATTGCGGTCACTTCCAGTCCAGATAAGGCGCACGAGTTCGGCATTCCTGATCAAAATATTCTGCAAATCTGGGATTGGGTCGGCGGTCGTTATTCATTGTGGTCTGCGGTAGGTTTGTCGGTGGCACTGGCGATAGGCATGAGCCGTTTTGAGCGTCTGCTGGAAGGCGCTGAAACCATGGATAAGCATTTTTGCTCGGCGCCCTTAGAGAAAAACATGCCAGTGTTGTTGGCGCTGATCTCGGTCTGGAATACTAATTTTCTAGGCGCGGAAACCAGTGCAGTCTTGCCGTATAACGAATCGATGCGGCATTTCCCCGCCTTCTTGCAACAGCTAGAGATGGAGTCGAACGGCAAGACCGTCAATCGGGATGGTGAGCCCTTGAGTTGTCGTGCTAACCCTATCGTTTGGGGTGAGATCGGTGTGAACGGCCAACATGCGTTTTTTCAGTTGCTGCATCAAGGCGGTTGGCTGATACCTTGCGACTTTGTGGTGACCGCTTCCAGCGATTATCCTTTGCCCGGACATCAAGCCCCCTTGCTGGCAAATTGTCTGGCACAAAGTGGTGCTCTGGCTTTTGGAAAAACCGAACAGCAAGCGCGCACTGAGCTGAGTGCGGCCGGCTTGGACGAGGCGAGTATCGCCAAATTACTGCCGCATAAAGTATTTGCCGGCAATCAGCCTTCGACCACGATATTGATGCCTAGCCTGGATCCATTTCAGTTGGGCATGTTGCTGGCGCTGTACGAACATAAAGTCTTTGTGCAAGGCGTGATCTGGGGTTTGAATTCCTTCGATCAATGGGGCGTGGAGTTGGGCAAACAATTGGCGAATCGCCTATTGCCAGCGATTAATGGCGATCAAGCTTATGACGAGAATCTGGATGCCTCTACCGCTGGTTTGATCGCGTATTTCAGACGGCACGGGAATAGTTAG
- a CDS encoding SDR family oxidoreductase, with protein sequence MIVLITGASSGFGEEMARKFVQHGHMVIASARRAERLSSLQQELGANLLPVTMDVCDKASISKALAGLPANWKQIDVLINNAGLALGTELAHQASLDEWETMIDTNAKGLVMVTRAILPEMVARNSGMIINIGSIAGSTAYPGGNVYGATKAFVEQFTKNLRADMAGTGVRTTNIAPGLCGGTEFSNVRFRGNDAAAAKVYEGTVPLTAVDIAETAYWIATLPPHVNINYIEMMPTCQGFGPLNVRRNVP encoded by the coding sequence ATGATCGTCTTAATTACAGGAGCAAGTTCAGGTTTCGGCGAGGAAATGGCGCGCAAGTTCGTGCAGCACGGACACATGGTGATCGCCAGCGCCAGACGCGCAGAGCGTCTGAGCAGTCTGCAGCAGGAATTGGGCGCGAATTTGTTGCCAGTGACCATGGATGTCTGCGATAAGGCATCGATTAGCAAGGCGCTGGCCGGTTTGCCCGCCAACTGGAAGCAGATTGACGTCTTGATCAATAATGCCGGTTTGGCCTTGGGTACCGAGTTGGCGCATCAGGCCTCGCTGGACGAGTGGGAAACCATGATAGACACCAATGCCAAAGGTCTGGTGATGGTGACGCGCGCGATTTTGCCTGAAATGGTGGCACGCAATAGCGGCATGATCATTAACATAGGCTCGATCGCCGGGTCTACTGCTTATCCGGGCGGCAATGTGTATGGCGCGACCAAGGCATTCGTCGAGCAATTTACTAAAAATTTACGTGCCGACATGGCTGGCACCGGGGTCCGCACCACCAATATCGCGCCTGGCTTGTGTGGTGGCACCGAGTTTTCCAATGTGCGTTTTCGTGGCAACGATGCGGCCGCAGCTAAAGTCTACGAAGGTACCGTTCCCCTGACTGCCGTCGATATTGCCGAGACCGCCTATTGGATCGCGACTTTACCGCCGCATGTGAATATTAATTACATAGAGATGATGCCAACCTGTCAGGGTTTCGGACCGCTGAATGTACGCCGGAATGTTCCCTGA
- the ybgC gene encoding tol-pal system-associated acyl-CoA thioesterase — protein MPEEFNWMLRVYYEDTDAGGIVFYANYLKFFERARTEWLRAAGVNQQQMLAQHQAMFVVKSTAVEYHAPARLDDEIRIAVIVERLGRASVQFIQEAWCGDRLLCSGKIKVGCVDALSLRPSAIPEPVLAMISL, from the coding sequence ATGCCTGAAGAGTTTAACTGGATGCTGCGGGTGTATTACGAAGATACCGATGCCGGAGGCATCGTCTTCTATGCCAATTACCTGAAATTTTTTGAACGGGCCCGTACCGAATGGCTGCGCGCGGCCGGTGTCAATCAACAGCAGATGCTGGCGCAGCATCAGGCTATGTTTGTCGTCAAATCGACGGCAGTCGAGTATCATGCACCTGCCAGACTCGACGATGAAATCAGGATCGCGGTGATCGTTGAGCGTTTAGGACGTGCCTCGGTGCAGTTCATTCAAGAGGCTTGGTGCGGCGATCGTTTGCTGTGCAGCGGCAAGATCAAGGTTGGCTGTGTCGATGCGCTGAGCTTGCGCCCTAGCGCCATACCTGAACCAGTTTTGGCAATGATTTCCCTATAA
- the tolQ gene encoding protein TolQ, with protein sequence MTVTQDLSFITLITNASLLVQLVMLLLLGVSLTSWTYIFSKMFAVKKARAQTEEFERNFWSGGSLVELYQVVSSNHRNNQAKTGALERIFEAGMNEYHKVKAITKTTMDPGAMLDGARRAMRAAYQREMDTLETHLSFLASVGSVSPYVGLFGTVWGIMNAFRGLANVQQATLAAVAPGIAEALIATAIGLFAAIPAVLAYNRYTHEIDRLAIHFETFIEEFSNILQRQSR encoded by the coding sequence ATGACCGTTACTCAAGATCTTTCCTTTATTACCCTCATCACCAATGCTTCCTTGCTGGTGCAGTTAGTGATGCTCTTGCTGTTAGGGGTTTCTCTCACCAGTTGGACCTATATTTTCAGCAAAATGTTTGCGGTGAAAAAAGCACGCGCCCAAACGGAAGAGTTTGAACGCAATTTTTGGTCGGGCGGTAGTTTGGTCGAGTTATATCAGGTGGTGTCCTCCAATCATAGAAATAATCAGGCTAAGACTGGTGCGCTAGAGCGTATTTTTGAGGCTGGCATGAACGAATACCACAAGGTCAAGGCGATCACCAAAACCACAATGGATCCCGGTGCCATGTTAGATGGCGCACGCCGTGCCATGCGCGCTGCTTACCAGCGTGAAATGGATACCCTCGAGACCCATTTGTCTTTCCTTGCCTCGGTAGGTTCTGTCTCGCCATATGTCGGTTTGTTTGGTACTGTGTGGGGCATCATGAATGCGTTTCGCGGTTTAGCGAATGTTCAGCAAGCGACCTTGGCAGCGGTCGCTCCTGGGATCGCCGAAGCTTTAATCGCTACTGCGATCGGCCTGTTTGCGGCGATCCCGGCGGTATTGGCGTATAACCGTTACACCCATGAAATTGATAGATTGGCGATTCATTTTGAAACTTTTATTGAAGAGTTTTCAAATATTTTACAAAGACAATCACGTTAA
- a CDS encoding ExbD/TolR family protein codes for MSTLRGERKRKFKAEINVVPYIDVMLVLLVIFMVAAPMTNPSVINLPTAGQSTQPPSDYIEISLSPDASATISLNTRGSSNGNGKQESKETAANRKQLMQKLREYHEAKPELSVLVSADNEIKYDEVIQVISEAKKLGINRVGLATK; via the coding sequence ATGAGTACTCTGCGTGGCGAACGTAAACGTAAATTCAAAGCCGAGATCAATGTGGTGCCCTACATCGACGTGATGTTGGTACTGCTGGTAATTTTTATGGTGGCGGCACCGATGACCAACCCTAGCGTAATCAATTTACCGACCGCAGGACAGTCTACCCAACCTCCTTCCGATTACATAGAAATCTCGCTTAGCCCTGATGCTTCCGCCACCATTAGCCTCAACACCCGCGGTAGTAGTAATGGTAACGGCAAGCAAGAGTCCAAAGAGACAGCTGCCAATCGCAAACAATTGATGCAAAAATTACGCGAATATCATGAAGCTAAGCCGGAGTTGTCGGTGCTGGTATCTGCCGATAATGAAATAAAATATGATGAAGTGATACAAGTTATTTCTGAAGCCAAAAAGTTGGGCATCAATAGGGTAGGGTTGGCGACCAAGTGA